The following proteins come from a genomic window of Pyxidicoccus sp. MSG2:
- the ogt gene encoding methylated-DNA--[protein]-cysteine S-methyltransferase — MAEPLRLFIDRTETPIGELVIVADREGRLRALDWTDYEARMLQLLRLHYGERGFELVPEKNPGGLTATMGRYFAGDLGVITGLPVETGGTPFQRTVWAALRDIPCGTTVSYSELARRIERPAAVRAVGHANGSNPVGIVVPCHRVVGANGSLTGYGGGIERKRWLLAHEGHGAPQSLLPFAR; from the coding sequence ATGGCTGAGCCCCTGCGCCTGTTCATCGACCGGACCGAGACGCCGATTGGTGAGCTGGTCATCGTCGCCGACCGTGAAGGCCGGCTGCGCGCCCTCGACTGGACGGACTACGAAGCCCGCATGCTCCAGTTGCTGCGCCTGCACTACGGAGAGCGCGGCTTCGAGCTGGTGCCGGAGAAGAACCCCGGGGGCCTCACCGCGACGATGGGCCGCTACTTCGCGGGAGACCTCGGCGTCATCACCGGCCTGCCCGTGGAGACGGGCGGCACGCCCTTCCAGCGGACGGTGTGGGCCGCGCTGCGCGACATCCCGTGTGGTACGACAGTCTCGTACTCCGAGCTCGCGCGCCGCATCGAACGCCCGGCCGCGGTGCGCGCGGTGGGGCACGCGAATGGCTCCAATCCGGTGGGCATCGTCGTGCCCTGCCATCGCGTCGTGGGCGCCAATGGGTCGCTCACCGGCTATGGCGGCGGAATCGAGCGGAAGCGCTGGCTGCTCGCGCACGAGGGCCACGGCGCCCCCCAGTCGCTCCTGCCGTTCGCCCGGTAG
- a CDS encoding tetratricopeptide repeat protein translates to MQDNTAYAVELWLGCSDREQAPEGIFTVTLFDRERSGLDATDTVNLSFGKEEIPGLSLSGEEFLLMFHQGEPGLSQDGLLFGRHLLSRLLRPGQPTQRLWTEIQTRRRVTRRPLRLEFHLPDSGAAVQVAELPFELLADDHGFLFQEHGASLVRTLRGLESHAFQLQEGHSIMVAWANPRDPDGRFASNSALPESLLHRHEEQTAEAARGLGFMVRSPCRHASLGTLSRRLESEHPTELISLVAHGFPEGGSVWLHDDGHPAFPDDVGTPISASELASVLRRGGAQVALLWTCHGARHHPVSGALASQLLNPTRGGLAAVVSSHAALRAEGTERIAETLLSSLRGAAEGDLERAVSESRRERSDSDLQWAATVYYARPRGLRSVTLKQMVDGLLDSELKVSRPPGVILVENAPPPWVHFRGRHNEIGRGLALLRQGRLVSVTGLPGIGKTEVALGIARRATEDTQLRLQRSIWLSLDEVRDVGALRVLIATTFGADPEKHADGPSLARFLGDLIALVVLDNAEDLIRTDRAGLQQFLEALLRGASGIRFLLATRTRLGNLRSAAEAEFPIGRLPPEAAREALISAAGALLVPKEHASPELERLLEWIDGHPLSLMLVAPLIGSVQLSELVDRLHGGEIELLVDGAFVDDVDQTPDSRLRLKRLISSLNLSWLPFREKHPETAEMFVVLSWFPAGVPSLLLPMIFGPGAEDRKGRLLRANLADEQGAERRLTLPAPIRAYAARNADALPQERRLALAISMAQALAAWLGSLHARVGKRGAREAIGHGAREEANLTSLCQMLEGTPLPSPIGPDVLMLATSLGDAFYHFSSLMLFSGLARGAIKIGRRAMAILETLSNESSIANTAKALGDLYLRTDRLQEAEATYARALPIYRSIKERLGEANTERALGDLYRRTNRLQEAEAAYARALPIFRAIEVRLGEANTEQSLGDLYLRTDRLQEAEAAYARALPIYRAIEVRLGEANTEKSLGDLYLRTNRHQEAEAAYARALPIFRAIEERLGEANTEQSLGALYLRTDRLQEAQAAYARALPIYRAIEERVGEANTEQSLGDLYRRTNHLHEAEAAYARALPIYRAIEERVGEANTEQSLGDLYRRTDRFQEAEAAYARALPIFRAIEERLGEANTEKSLGDLYLRTDRLQEAEATYARALPIYRSIKERLGEANTERALGDLYRRTNRLQKAEAAYARALPIYRDIEVRLGEANTEQSLGDLYLSTDRLQEAEVAYARALPIYRAIEERLGEANTEQSLGDLYLSTNRLQEAEAAYARALPIFRSIKERVGEANVLSGIGNLALHRQDARQAFTAHLAALKLHEQTDNHLGIASAHGYLARAAFAAAQSLRAAVLAGQAFLLLETINDQYGQVLALLDLEKALLAAQKEEHAQAALLVAWGRAAAIDHPLAKQMSTNFASLPPPEDVVNAARELTAQAIADCVLELKARGEDPYSPLSP, encoded by the coding sequence TTGCAGGACAACACCGCCTACGCAGTCGAACTCTGGCTCGGATGCTCTGATCGAGAGCAGGCACCGGAGGGCATCTTCACTGTCACGCTCTTCGATCGTGAACGCAGCGGCCTGGATGCCACCGACACCGTCAACCTCTCCTTCGGGAAGGAGGAGATACCAGGGCTTTCGCTTTCCGGTGAGGAGTTCCTCCTCATGTTCCATCAAGGCGAGCCGGGACTCTCCCAAGATGGCCTGCTGTTCGGCCGGCACCTGCTTTCACGGTTGCTCCGCCCGGGGCAGCCCACTCAACGGCTATGGACGGAAATCCAGACCCGTCGTCGAGTGACCCGACGTCCCTTGCGGCTCGAGTTCCACCTGCCAGACAGTGGCGCCGCTGTTCAGGTCGCGGAGCTACCGTTCGAGCTGCTCGCAGACGACCACGGGTTCCTGTTTCAGGAGCACGGCGCCTCGCTGGTCCGGACACTCCGTGGGCTGGAGAGCCATGCCTTCCAACTCCAAGAGGGCCACTCCATCATGGTCGCCTGGGCCAATCCTCGGGACCCAGATGGACGGTTCGCCTCGAACTCAGCACTCCCGGAGTCATTGCTACATCGCCATGAGGAGCAGACCGCTGAAGCGGCTCGCGGGCTGGGGTTCATGGTCAGGTCTCCATGCCGTCATGCCTCTCTCGGCACCCTTTCACGCCGGCTCGAGTCCGAGCACCCCACCGAGCTCATTTCCCTCGTCGCCCATGGATTTCCAGAGGGGGGCTCGGTCTGGCTTCACGATGATGGCCACCCGGCATTTCCAGACGACGTGGGCACCCCCATAAGCGCAAGCGAGCTCGCGAGTGTCCTGCGAAGAGGAGGGGCGCAGGTCGCCCTGCTCTGGACGTGCCATGGCGCGCGCCATCATCCTGTCAGCGGAGCACTTGCCTCGCAGTTGCTGAACCCGACGCGCGGAGGGCTTGCCGCAGTGGTATCCTCGCATGCCGCTCTGCGCGCCGAAGGCACCGAGCGAATCGCCGAAACCCTCCTGAGCAGTCTTCGAGGCGCCGCCGAGGGAGACCTTGAGCGAGCTGTCAGCGAAAGTCGCCGCGAACGCTCGGACTCGGACCTTCAATGGGCGGCCACCGTCTACTACGCCCGTCCTCGTGGGCTCAGGAGCGTGACGCTGAAGCAGATGGTCGACGGCCTGCTCGATTCCGAGCTGAAGGTCTCCCGGCCACCGGGGGTTATCCTCGTCGAGAATGCACCTCCGCCCTGGGTTCATTTTAGGGGCAGGCACAATGAGATTGGACGAGGACTGGCGCTCCTTCGACAGGGGCGGCTCGTTTCGGTCACGGGGCTGCCCGGCATAGGCAAGACGGAGGTGGCACTGGGAATTGCTCGCAGGGCCACGGAGGACACGCAGCTCCGCCTTCAGCGTTCCATCTGGCTTTCCCTTGATGAGGTACGCGATGTCGGCGCCCTCCGGGTGCTGATTGCGACTACATTCGGAGCGGACCCTGAGAAGCACGCAGATGGTCCTTCTCTCGCTCGGTTCCTTGGGGATTTGATCGCACTGGTCGTCTTGGACAATGCCGAAGACCTGATTCGAACGGATCGAGCAGGCTTGCAGCAATTCCTGGAGGCGCTGCTCCGAGGAGCCTCTGGCATTCGGTTTCTCCTCGCAACGCGCACACGGCTTGGCAATCTGCGTAGTGCAGCGGAGGCGGAGTTCCCGATTGGACGACTCCCACCGGAGGCGGCGCGTGAGGCCTTGATCTCGGCGGCAGGGGCACTGCTTGTCCCAAAGGAGCATGCTTCTCCGGAACTCGAAAGGCTTCTGGAATGGATTGATGGGCACCCGCTCTCCCTGATGCTGGTCGCTCCGCTGATTGGCAGCGTGCAGCTCTCTGAGCTTGTGGACCGCCTCCACGGAGGCGAAATCGAGTTGCTTGTCGACGGCGCCTTTGTGGATGACGTGGACCAGACACCGGATTCACGCCTGCGGCTCAAGCGCCTCATCAGCAGCCTGAACCTCTCTTGGCTACCGTTTCGGGAAAAGCACCCAGAGACCGCAGAGATGTTCGTCGTGCTTTCCTGGTTTCCGGCTGGAGTTCCAAGCCTCCTGCTTCCAATGATCTTCGGTCCTGGTGCGGAGGACAGGAAAGGGCGACTGCTGCGCGCCAATCTGGCGGACGAACAGGGCGCTGAGCGTCGGCTAACGCTACCTGCTCCCATCCGTGCGTATGCCGCGAGAAACGCGGATGCACTTCCACAGGAGCGCCGACTGGCCTTGGCGATCTCCATGGCCCAGGCGCTCGCCGCATGGCTGGGCTCACTTCATGCCAGAGTTGGCAAGCGCGGTGCCAGGGAAGCCATTGGGCATGGAGCACGCGAGGAGGCCAATCTCACGTCGCTTTGCCAGATGCTCGAAGGAACGCCACTACCTTCGCCCATCGGGCCGGACGTACTCATGCTTGCCACGAGCCTTGGCGACGCATTCTACCATTTCAGCAGTTTGATGCTCTTCTCGGGACTTGCACGTGGCGCCATCAAAATTGGACGGCGAGCAATGGCAATCCTGGAGACCCTCTCGAATGAGAGTTCCATAGCCAACACCGCAAAGGCCCTGGGCGACTTGTACCTTCGCACCGACCGGCTCCAGGAGGCGGAGGCGACCTACGCACGGGCCCTGCCCATCTACCGCTCCATCAAGGAGCGACTCGGCGAGGCCAATACCGAGCGGGCTCTGGGCGACTTGTACCGTCGTACCAATCGCCTCCAGGAGGCGGAAGCGGCCTACGCACGGGCCCTGCCCATCTTCCGCGCCATCGAGGTGCGACTCGGCGAGGCCAATACCGAGCAGTCCCTGGGCGACTTGTACCTTCGCACCGACCGGCTCCAGGAGGCGGAGGCGGCCTACGCACGGGCCCTGCCCATCTACCGCGCCATCGAGGTGCGACTCGGCGAGGCCAATACCGAGAAGTCCCTGGGCGACTTGTACCTTCGCACCAATCGCCACCAGGAGGCGGAAGCGGCCTACGCACGGGCCCTGCCCATCTTCCGCGCCATCGAGGAGCGACTCGGCGAGGCCAATACCGAGCAGTCCCTGGGCGCATTATACCTTCGCACCGACCGGCTCCAGGAGGCGCAGGCGGCCTACGCACGGGCCCTGCCCATCTACCGCGCCATCGAGGAGCGAGTCGGCGAGGCCAATACCGAGCAGTCCCTGGGCGACTTGTACCGTCGCACCAATCACCTCCATGAGGCGGAAGCGGCCTACGCACGGGCCCTGCCCATCTACCGCGCCATCGAGGAGCGAGTCGGCGAGGCCAATACCGAGCAGTCCCTGGGCGACTTGTACCGTCGCACCGACCGGTTCCAGGAGGCGGAAGCGGCCTACGCGCGGGCCCTGCCCATCTTCCGCGCCATCGAGGAGCGACTCGGCGAGGCCAATACCGAGAAGTCCCTGGGCGACTTGTACCTTCGCACCGACCGGCTCCAGGAGGCGGAGGCGACCTACGCACGGGCCCTGCCCATCTACCGCTCCATCAAGGAGCGACTCGGCGAGGCCAATACCGAGCGGGCTCTGGGCGACTTGTACCGTCGCACCAATCGCCTCCAGAAGGCGGAAGCGGCCTACGCACGGGCCCTGCCCATCTACCGCGACATCGAGGTGCGACTCGGCGAGGCCAATACCGAGCAGTCCCTGGGCGACTTGTACCTAAGCACCGACCGGCTCCAGGAGGCGGAGGTGGCCTACGCACGGGCCCTGCCCATCTACCGCGCCATCGAGGAGCGACTCGGCGAGGCCAATACCGAGCAGTCCCTGGGCGACTTGTACCTAAGCACCAATCGCCTCCAGGAGGCGGAGGCGGCCTACGCACGGGCCCTGCCCATCTTCCGCTCCATCAAGGAGCGAGTCGGCGAGGCCAATGTTCTCTCAGGAATCGGAAACCTCGCCCTCCATCGACAGGACGCACGTCAAGCCTTCACAGCGCACCTCGCCGCATTGAAACTCCACGAGCAGACCGACAATCACCTTGGCATTGCCTCAGCTCACGGATATCTCGCCCGTGCAGCATTTGCGGCTGCCCAATCTCTCCGCGCCGCAGTCCTGGCTGGGCAAGCCTTCTTGCTCCTGGAGACCATCAACGATCAGTACGGACAAGTGCTTGCCTTGCTTGACCTTGAGAAGGCGCTACTTGCGGCCCAGAAGGAAGAGCATGCTCAAGCCGCGCTCTTGGTCGCGTGGGGACGGGCTGCAGCTATTGACCATCCACTCGCCAAGCAAATGTCTACAAACTTCGCATCCCTGCCTCCCCCAGAAGATGTCGTGAATGCGGCACGCGAACTCACCGCCCAAGCAATCGCCGACTGCGTGCTTGAACTCAAGGCCCGGGGTGAAGACCCCTACTCCCCCCTGTCACCATGA
- a CDS encoding isocitrate lyase/PEP mutase family protein, with amino-acid sequence MTSSQSMNAQVFRQLHTEGLLLLTNAWDAGSARLMESLGSKAVATTSAGVAWAHGYADGDHLPVRLLAATVAEMTRVIRVPLTVDMEGGYSNDPAAVGETVAAVMEAGAVGINIEDGSEAPDLLCAKLEQVKRASARLGVDLFVNVRTDVFLRGLAPKERRVEEALKRAERYRAAGADGLFVPGVSDAADIRAIASAAKLPLNVMAVPGLPSPAELASLGVRRLSAGAGIAQAVFGRAAALATAFLKDGATASLAEGAMPYPQLNALMAAR; translated from the coding sequence ATGACCTCGTCCCAATCGATGAACGCGCAGGTGTTCCGCCAGCTGCACACCGAAGGGTTGCTGCTGCTCACCAATGCCTGGGATGCCGGCAGCGCGCGGCTGATGGAGAGCCTGGGCTCCAAGGCCGTCGCCACGACCAGCGCCGGCGTGGCGTGGGCGCACGGCTACGCGGATGGAGACCACCTGCCGGTGCGCCTGCTCGCCGCGACGGTGGCGGAGATGACGCGCGTCATCCGGGTGCCGCTCACCGTGGACATGGAGGGTGGCTACTCGAATGACCCCGCCGCCGTGGGCGAGACGGTCGCCGCGGTGATGGAGGCGGGCGCGGTGGGCATCAACATCGAGGACGGCAGCGAGGCGCCGGACCTCCTCTGCGCGAAGCTGGAGCAGGTGAAGCGCGCCAGCGCCCGCCTCGGCGTGGACCTGTTCGTCAACGTGCGCACGGACGTCTTCCTGCGCGGGCTGGCGCCCAAGGAGCGCCGCGTCGAGGAGGCCCTGAAGCGCGCCGAGCGCTATCGCGCGGCGGGGGCGGACGGACTCTTCGTTCCGGGCGTGTCGGACGCAGCGGACATCCGGGCGATTGCCTCGGCGGCGAAGCTTCCGCTGAACGTCATGGCGGTCCCCGGACTCCCCTCCCCCGCGGAGCTCGCGTCCCTGGGCGTCCGGCGTCTCAGCGCGGGCGCGGGCATCGCCCAGGCTGTCTTCGGTAGAGCCGCCGCGCTGGCCACCGCCTTCCTGAAGGACGGCGCCACCGCGTCGCTGGCGGAGGGGGCGATGCCCTACCCCCAGCTCAACGCGCTGATGGCGGCGCGCTGA
- a CDS encoding metallophosphoesterase has protein sequence MTQRLVVISDLHLTPPGDFGAFRSGGSLAAFVRHNARANTTLVLNGDVFDLLHVPGRPSTLSLKSAPALIQAVVNGIGATDWGRALYLGLRGLMECGGRCVIIPGNHDPELHHPDTRSILLGALGLPETARLELHHAASPWAIQVGQWEVRVGHGHRSDTWNDVPPEELQKALQQAGELPLPPGSRLVLEVLRPFRRNETTGTLQFSFIDLLKPELAVPLLLLYLEPKRALSLLPGAMGVGRDALLRAFRRQLLPSPTLAYQSGSAGRTSGSAPPSLADALARAIASEVGNDLRASPDVATRALQAWLAGQAPPVKGTLAFHGGAERWLVRAALRHISEDGSFFDPSGLGATDREVLREHLPEGSGPRVVICGHTHAAREHRPEAHRVYINTGTWMDLMQLPELAKDEEVSAWIDSLEQDRVNRLSRTTYAEVTEAGAFLRTWTPPAATTLGP, from the coding sequence ATGACCCAGCGCCTCGTTGTCATCTCAGACCTCCACCTCACTCCTCCTGGCGACTTCGGAGCATTCCGCTCAGGCGGCTCGCTCGCGGCATTCGTACGGCACAACGCGCGTGCCAATACCACCCTCGTCCTCAATGGGGATGTCTTCGATCTGCTTCACGTCCCAGGTCGCCCATCGACGCTCAGCCTGAAAAGCGCCCCCGCACTCATCCAGGCAGTGGTTAACGGTATTGGAGCTACAGACTGGGGACGCGCTCTCTATCTAGGGCTTCGTGGACTGATGGAGTGCGGCGGTCGATGCGTCATCATTCCAGGAAATCACGACCCCGAGCTTCATCACCCGGACACGCGCTCCATCCTGCTCGGAGCACTCGGGCTGCCTGAAACAGCCCGTCTGGAATTGCACCACGCAGCCTCCCCGTGGGCCATCCAGGTGGGGCAGTGGGAAGTGCGTGTCGGCCACGGCCACCGCTCCGACACCTGGAATGATGTCCCACCCGAAGAACTCCAGAAGGCCCTTCAGCAAGCGGGGGAGTTACCGCTTCCGCCAGGCTCTCGGCTCGTCTTGGAAGTGCTTCGCCCTTTTCGAAGGAACGAAACCACCGGGACCCTCCAGTTCAGCTTCATCGACCTGCTCAAGCCCGAGCTCGCTGTTCCTCTCCTCTTGCTCTATCTCGAACCCAAGCGGGCGCTCTCGCTGCTCCCCGGCGCGATGGGCGTAGGTCGGGATGCCCTTTTGCGCGCATTCCGGCGACAGCTCCTTCCTTCGCCGACGCTCGCATATCAATCGGGCTCGGCTGGACGGACCTCGGGCTCCGCCCCTCCCTCACTGGCGGATGCCCTCGCGAGGGCCATCGCCTCAGAAGTGGGAAACGACCTACGCGCATCACCCGATGTGGCAACCCGCGCGCTGCAGGCATGGCTTGCGGGACAAGCCCCCCCGGTCAAGGGAACCTTGGCATTTCATGGCGGAGCCGAGCGATGGCTGGTCCGTGCCGCACTTCGACACATCTCCGAGGACGGCTCCTTCTTCGACCCGAGTGGCCTCGGTGCGACAGACCGGGAGGTCCTCCGGGAACACCTTCCTGAAGGCTCTGGTCCGCGCGTCGTCATCTGCGGCCACACCCATGCCGCGCGTGAACACCGCCCGGAGGCCCACCGCGTCTACATCAACACCGGCACCTGGATGGACCTGATGCAGTTGCCTGAGCTTGCGAAGGACGAGGAGGTCAGCGCGTGGATTGACAGCCTTGAACAGGACCGCGTCAACAGGCTCAGCCGGACGACCTATGCCGAGGTGACGGAGGCCGGGGCCTTCCTGCGGACCTGGACCCCGCCAGCCGCCACCACGCTGGGTCCGTAG
- a CDS encoding PAS domain S-box protein: MPSDSQAREALTASAARAGLRVVEGLEEASLALVDLTLPGSGSALRNLLDGPRATSLTLVVLVEPGERGFAAAQALKPADILTMPVATHELAWRLQCAAARHVERGEQERSQEDLALLLELTAEYAESSDVEALLHGVTRRLAEKLAIARATLVMLGRNADEGVIVAASDDPTLKDLRIELSRYPEIREVMRTGKPVVMQEASTHPLLGDVERRAVAARGIHAIAALPLPVRGQVRGVLLVRAAGTRRTFTPREIDFLTTVAHATAVALRNASILQSVRGQTEVEKTARLAAEEQAASFKPYQLFFAHVSEGVAILDDKACVLSLNPSGAAMLDLPAVEARGRHLHQVTQPVDECVLMELVTTASHGEARSGVDVEVRTAAGRRLTLSMSAAPMRDEDAATILSFRDVTDARKMEDELRQTKDFLERLIDSSVDAIIAADLKGRIILFNKGAEAMCGYTAQEAMTSLTVHQLYPPGVAKRVMSMIRAPEHGGKGRLSLTREELLHRSGERVPVNMTASIVYEGGREVFSVGIFTDMRARMQLERKLSDVETRLEESEKSAVIVALAGTAAHELNQPLTSVMGYAELLKRKLKEEDFAWKPVDIIYREAERMAEIVRKIGKITRYETKSYMGAQQILDLDKATSHED, translated from the coding sequence GCCCGGCAGTGGCTCCGCGCTGCGGAACCTGCTCGACGGCCCCCGCGCCACCAGCCTCACACTGGTGGTGCTGGTGGAGCCCGGCGAGCGGGGCTTCGCCGCCGCGCAGGCGCTCAAGCCCGCGGACATCCTCACCATGCCGGTGGCCACGCACGAGCTGGCGTGGCGGCTCCAGTGCGCCGCCGCGCGCCACGTAGAGCGTGGGGAACAGGAGCGCAGCCAGGAGGACCTGGCCCTCCTGCTGGAGTTGACGGCGGAGTACGCGGAGAGCTCCGACGTGGAGGCGCTCCTGCACGGCGTCACCCGGCGGCTGGCGGAGAAGCTGGCCATCGCCCGCGCCACGCTGGTGATGCTCGGCCGCAACGCCGACGAGGGCGTCATCGTCGCCGCCAGTGACGACCCGACCCTCAAGGACTTGCGCATCGAGCTGTCTCGCTACCCCGAGATTCGCGAGGTGATGCGCACCGGCAAGCCGGTGGTGATGCAGGAGGCGTCCACGCACCCGCTGCTGGGCGACGTGGAGCGCCGCGCGGTGGCCGCCAGGGGCATCCACGCCATCGCCGCGCTGCCCCTGCCGGTGCGCGGGCAGGTGCGCGGCGTGCTGCTGGTGCGCGCGGCGGGCACGCGGCGCACCTTCACGCCCCGGGAAATCGACTTCCTCACCACCGTGGCGCACGCCACCGCGGTGGCGCTGCGCAACGCGTCCATCCTCCAGTCCGTGCGCGGGCAGACGGAGGTGGAGAAGACAGCGCGCCTCGCCGCCGAGGAGCAGGCGGCGTCCTTCAAGCCCTACCAGCTCTTCTTCGCGCACGTCAGCGAGGGCGTGGCCATCCTCGACGACAAGGCCTGCGTGCTGTCGCTCAACCCGTCGGGCGCGGCCATGCTGGACCTCCCCGCGGTGGAGGCGCGCGGCCGCCACCTGCACCAGGTCACCCAGCCGGTGGACGAGTGCGTGCTGATGGAGCTGGTGACGACGGCCTCGCACGGCGAGGCCCGCTCCGGCGTGGACGTGGAGGTGCGCACCGCCGCGGGCCGGCGCCTGACGCTGTCCATGTCCGCCGCGCCCATGCGCGACGAGGACGCGGCCACCATCCTCTCCTTCCGGGACGTCACCGACGCGCGCAAGATGGAGGACGAGCTGCGCCAGACGAAGGACTTCCTGGAGCGGCTCATCGACTCGTCGGTGGACGCCATCATCGCGGCGGACCTGAAGGGGCGCATCATCCTCTTCAACAAGGGCGCGGAGGCCATGTGCGGCTACACCGCGCAGGAGGCGATGACGAGCCTCACCGTCCACCAGCTCTATCCGCCCGGCGTGGCGAAGCGGGTCATGTCCATGATTCGCGCCCCCGAGCACGGCGGCAAGGGCCGCCTGTCGCTCACCCGCGAGGAGCTGCTGCACCGCTCGGGTGAGCGGGTGCCGGTGAACATGACGGCCTCCATCGTCTACGAGGGCGGCCGCGAGGTGTTCAGCGTGGGCATCTTCACGGACATGCGCGCCCGCATGCAGCTGGAGCGCAAGCTGTCCGACGTGGAGACGCGGCTGGAGGAGAGCGAGAAGAGCGCCGTCATCGTCGCGCTCGCCGGCACCGCCGCCCACGAGCTGAACCAGCCGCTCACGTCCGTCATGGGCTACGCGGAGCTGCTCAAGCGCAAGCTGAAGGAGGAGGACTTCGCCTGGAAGCCGGTGGACATCATCTACCGCGAGGCGGAGCGCATGGCGGAGATCGTCCGGAAGATTGGGAAGATCACCCGCTACGAGACGAAGTCGTACATGGGGGCGCAACAGATTCTCGACCTGGACAAGGCCACCTCCCATGAAGACTGA
- a CDS encoding ATP-binding protein — MKTEPRVVRIPGGPSAESFQAFFEALDAPSAMCDPGLRLVAVNDSFRRFCAEHHVSVDDVARELAGACVPADGASCDVELLGDLAGVVLTLSRRGDVVAVRARNEPELARNRLVVAEKALLEQARTESVLLDLGRSVAEAGGEEELVAAVARGVKELFPGRSFCIRITDARTGGLTSLYAEGRLKEGAHEPLALLQRAVDKTNLAPTSLPPGRVAVLAEVPLLFEGGRHGVSAPLVASGQLFGAINMEYPEGFDADVQHDERVLLQLANQVAVAVKNAKLIDELTFVRKYLEDLLEKANALILVASRDKQVVVFNQAISALTGFRKEDVLGKDLFWLVPESEHLRLTQVIASAMRGESVNSFETRLLSRDGGEVRVSFATSSMLTQHGEVEGVIAIGQDITVVKELEKRIIHAEKLASIGQLAASVVHEINNPMTAVATYADALLQRSRLTPGANPADQEKLKKILESSHRILRFTRDLVSYARPAQDKPERVQLNAVVDMAVGFCEHVVAQARVSVHREYSELPPLSAVRANLVQVFVNLITNACHAMPPGGSVYLSTGREGQDAVVTVRDTGTGIDPKHLQRIFEPFFTTKPEGKGTGLGLSICQGIVENHGGRLTVESTVGSGTTFTVRLPLPVG, encoded by the coding sequence ATGAAGACTGAGCCCCGCGTCGTGCGCATTCCCGGCGGCCCCTCGGCGGAGTCCTTCCAGGCCTTCTTCGAGGCGCTCGACGCGCCCTCGGCCATGTGTGACCCGGGTCTGCGGCTGGTGGCCGTCAACGACTCCTTCCGTCGCTTCTGCGCCGAGCACCACGTGTCGGTGGACGACGTGGCGCGTGAGCTGGCCGGCGCCTGCGTGCCCGCGGACGGCGCCAGCTGCGACGTGGAGCTGCTGGGGGACCTGGCGGGCGTGGTGCTGACGCTGTCGCGCCGCGGAGACGTGGTGGCGGTGCGCGCGCGCAACGAGCCGGAGCTGGCGCGCAACCGGCTGGTGGTGGCGGAGAAGGCCCTGCTGGAGCAGGCCCGCACGGAGAGCGTGCTGCTGGATCTGGGCCGCAGCGTGGCCGAGGCCGGCGGCGAGGAGGAGCTGGTCGCGGCGGTGGCGCGCGGGGTGAAGGAGCTGTTCCCCGGGCGCTCCTTCTGCATCCGGATTACCGACGCGCGCACCGGCGGGCTGACGTCGCTCTATGCGGAAGGGCGCCTGAAGGAAGGCGCGCACGAGCCGCTGGCGCTGCTCCAGCGTGCGGTGGACAAGACGAACCTGGCGCCCACGTCGCTGCCCCCGGGCCGCGTGGCGGTGCTGGCCGAAGTGCCGCTCTTGTTCGAGGGCGGCAGGCACGGGGTGAGTGCTCCGCTGGTGGCGAGCGGGCAGCTCTTCGGCGCCATCAACATGGAGTACCCGGAGGGCTTCGACGCGGACGTGCAGCACGATGAGCGCGTCCTGTTGCAGCTCGCCAACCAGGTGGCGGTGGCGGTGAAGAACGCGAAGCTCATCGACGAGCTGACGTTCGTCCGCAAGTACCTGGAGGACCTGCTGGAGAAGGCCAACGCGCTCATCCTGGTGGCCAGCCGGGACAAGCAGGTGGTGGTCTTCAACCAGGCCATCAGCGCGCTCACCGGCTTCCGCAAGGAGGACGTGCTGGGCAAGGACCTGTTCTGGCTGGTGCCGGAGAGCGAGCACCTGCGGCTGACGCAGGTCATCGCCTCGGCCATGCGCGGCGAGTCGGTGAACAGCTTCGAGACGCGCCTGTTGTCCCGCGACGGCGGCGAGGTGCGCGTGTCCTTCGCCACCTCCTCCATGCTCACGCAGCACGGTGAGGTGGAGGGCGTCATCGCCATCGGTCAGGACATCACGGTGGTGAAGGAGCTGGAGAAGCGCATCATCCACGCGGAGAAGCTGGCCTCCATCGGCCAGCTCGCGGCCAGCGTGGTGCACGAAATCAACAACCCGATGACGGCGGTGGCCACGTACGCGGACGCGCTGCTGCAGCGCTCGCGGCTGACGCCGGGCGCGAATCCGGCGGACCAGGAGAAGCTGAAGAAGATTCTGGAGAGCAGCCACCGCATCCTGCGCTTCACGCGGGACCTCGTGAGCTATGCGCGGCCGGCGCAGGACAAGCCGGAGCGGGTGCAGCTCAACGCCGTGGTCGACATGGCGGTGGGCTTCTGCGAGCACGTGGTGGCGCAGGCGCGCGTCAGCGTGCACCGCGAGTACTCGGAGCTGCCGCCGCTGTCCGCGGTGCGCGCCAACCTGGTGCAGGTGTTCGTCAACCTCATCACCAACGCGTGCCACGCGATGCCGCCGGGCGGCTCGGTGTACCTGTCCACGGGCCGGGAGGGGCAGGACGCGGTGGTGACGGTGCGCGACACGGGCACGGGCATCGACCCCAAGCACCTGCAGCGCATCTTCGAGCCGTTCTTCACCACCAAGCCGGAGGGGAAGGGCACCGGCCTGGGCCTGTCCATCTGCCAGGGAATCGTCGAGAACCACGGCGGCCGGCTCACGGTGGAGAGCACCGTGGGTTCGGGCACCACCTTCACCGTGCGGCTGCCGCTGCCGGTGGGGTGA